ACGCGTTCCTGTAGTCAAAGAGAGACATTGTTTGGCCATGTTTTCTCCCAACGTCCACACCGGTGAGCCCGACGTTAGCGTGTATAAacggatattttttttaaaacgcgGGTAAACCCGCTAAAAATCGGCGATTGCTCCTTTCACAGTGCCAGCAGACGAGTTTGTTTCTTCTGTGACGTCATGCCGTTCCTGACGTCACGAACGCGCCGGAAAACAGggaagtaaacagtagaaagcagcatggaGGTGGTTAACGTTGCCTTTTTTATGTCTTGTGCTTTAGTCTCTCTTTCAAACCGCACAAACTCAACGCAGACTGAACGATGTTTGAGTGCTGCTTGAACGAAGACGCTGTACTCACAAACAataataacttttttttaaaaatatttttattgaacattgttcatattcatgtacagattcttgaagaaagttcattataaaacaaacatggcaaatatacattccctccaaaaatacatagatatatccaaagtgccaaagggaacagtatgtaaacatttctatacagtatatcaggaagtacatttggagacagtggcactgacgaaaagacaggaggcggagctggaggtggcagagttgaagatgctaagattttcactgggagtaacgaagaaggacaggattaggaatgattatattagagggaccgctcaggttggacggtttggagacaaagcaagagaggcaagattgagatggcgtggacatgtgtggaggagagatgctgggtatactgggagaaggatgctgaatatggagctgccagggaagaggagaagaggaaggccaaagaggaggtttatggatgtggtgagggaagacatgcaggtggctggtgtgacagaggaagacgcagaaaacaggaagaaatggaaacgggtgatccgctgtggcgacccctaacgggagcagctgaaagtagtagtagtagtagatatcaggaagtacatagagattgaatgtcacatgacaaatatacggtaatgtattatgaaaataagggtacaaacaataataaattaaatacatgacatacactaattgaaaataataaaacacagtccatcatacaagggggaattaataaggatatcagtcttctaattCAGTGTGAAAATGTCGTAACACCTCATACATCTTcagagcttttgtatcggtcattagttttaaagatttcaagtgtaatctaaattcatttaaaaaaacaacaaatttgggggacgacttaaagtatctatttttatgaataaagaatttggctaagcagaggattacattacaacagagttcatcgtttttgttttgcaaaatcataccaaatgttatattgtctccagaaatcgaagttggaaaggacaaaatcctttgctttatccatttgtcaAACAATAATAACTGCTTTTCCTCAGTTGTCGGCGCGATTTTATGACGCACGGTCTCGCAAATTAGTGCGTcgattttttttcttactttattgatacttcaaatacattcaaacagagcaaaagagacacacgagacaccacaaaaacaatagattgaagataaaaaacaataaagacacaaaagagaaaagcaaattattaaaaataaataaaaataacagaaaaaaataaaggcgagatcatattttatgtaaacagattcagagatttgcaaatgttgatagtttttaaagcttttgtgttttttgaagtagagattgtccttatatattgttcaacttcttttttaagtgcaaagagttgaggctttctgttggagaatttacatttatgtatatgaaacttggctaaaaataaaagcatatttataaaaaagaatgcatcaccgtctttgtgattaaaattatgaaaaccaaaaataacattcttatagtaaaggtgaaaatcagaaaagacaaaatcagcgataaacttgtggaagtctctccagaatttataagtgaactgacatgaccagaataagtggacacatgtttcaggatgcatttggcaaaaagaacattcaacatctatatcatttttaaactttgataaatattgttttgcagggtagaatttgtgtagcaatttaaatgaaatctctttgactttgtttgttaaaaaaaatctttgtggtaacgaccaaactttcttccattcaacatcattcacaaagttgttccaaaaaaatgtggctggtgggacagaaactaggctatcctgaaacatggctcttattctggagttcagaagtttacatgatgagaagcagacagtaccaagaggagactgtgacacatcaggagggttgaatgatatgagaggagagctGCCAGAGGACCTGAATAACATGCACAAACCAGAAGATAGCATCAAACACCACCGAAAATTCTCTAGGCGTTACTGGTACATTATATCTCATTAGAAAATCAGAGTAATTATATagcagcccatcttttttgaacAATTGATCAAGTAAAACAAGACCATTGTTAaaccatctgtccaaaaacaatgttttgttcttataaacaatattacagtttttccagatgaaacaattctgtggagagaaattgtgtttgtatatcaatgcccacactaaaaggacctgttgatggaagtgagaaagtttcagaggtatttttggaatgctataattacatagcagcaggaaattaaggccgcctaagtttgagaacacatgatgtgaaatgaaattccagatagatgtgtcatttttcaaatatttttttatccagtttatcttgaaggtattgttgagtgcaccaaaatcaataaaattcaaaCCACCTTTGTCATATGCACTTAAAGTAACATATTTTCGTAaatagtgggttttgtttttccataaaaaattgtttaacattttatcaaTTGATTTGCAGATTGTGTTATCGACATGTAAGGACTGAGCAGCATAGGTTAGATGAGAGATTCCTTCTGCCTTCGAAAGCAGAACTCTACCCCTTAGAGACAAGTCTCTCTGCAGCCAGTGATTAAAGATTTGTTGGGACTTTTCTATAATAGGGCTGAAGTTTACAGAGCTTCTGTAACATACCGAGGTATGTTACAGAGTCTTTCACAGGAATCCCATGAATTGAGGTCGCCAAACAGTCTTTAATAGGCaaaagttcacatttattaagattaaggaaaagtccagaggctttcgagaaggactggatactgttgatagcgacagaaacttgcgaggcatctctgagaaagagagccgtgtcatctgccagttgacttataagtatttctctgtcagctacgaccataccctttaatgaactgagtttaatatgtaaattaaggagttgtacagaaagaagaaacagatacactgaaagggggcacccctgcctcactccacgtttcaaagaaaatcttggggaagtaccactaacaagttttacggaactattactattgaaatataaagtatgaactgcactgcaaaaggattgaccaaaaccaaatttcttcaaagcagtaataataaaatcatgttctaaggagtcaaaggccttataaaaatccaaaagaagaataaaactctcatcctgcacaaattctgggtagtctattatatctaagattagtcttatgttatttgaaatatgacgattctgcataaacccggactgacactcatcaataacagtatctaaaacaggttttactctatttgcaagaatcagcgctagtatcttgtaatcgttgttcaataaggaaattggtcgccaattatctaagaataaggggtcctttctaggtttgggaatcagggtgattaggccttgagataaagtgggagggagcgcacccctatcagtactttccttaaagacttccacaagaaatggggctaagctgtcagagaactgcttataaagttcagcagtaaggccatctgtaccaggagacttattaacttttagacactttatagcatctgcgacttcattcagagaaattgacctatcacagagttcactgtcagcctcactcagctgagtaatattatccatggagttaaaaaaatcagaagcagcttgagggcaataactggaagagtatagtttactataaaaatcagcacaatactttgctatggtattcttatcATTAGAAATTGTCCCATTAATATGTAGGTTTAGAATAGAGTTAATGCTGGATTGGTGTTTCTCGAGTCTGAAAAAATATACAgagttttgctctccttcttcaagccactttttgcgagacctaacaaatgctccttcagctttgcgcttataaatctcatccaacctatgctgcaagtcaattagttctgccttatcatagtcgttgagagcctcttttggtttggatgttaaagatgtaatcttatgtattgtttcattctcgtcagcccttcttttctttgccaaacaaatgctatatttacgaaaaaatttgccaagttcatatttcaaaagctcccagttgttacaaaacatattttcagcccgagctttgctccagtgaagccttattaaactatgaacttcagtaactacttccttatgctcaaggatagtattgttaagcttccaatatgacgctttagcatcagaagccataccatggactcgctggctacatagttttgaaaattacatcatcgcctcagggctcgacgacgtgagccaggctaggaagacggctctgttgctacactgcttgggagcagagggtcatcgtgtgctcgggactctggggaacgtcacaaactttgatgaagctgtgggacttatgagcacccatttcgctgctccacagagtgccctccttcggcgagttatattccgtcagcgacaccaactgcctggtgagtctgtgcggcagtacgtagctaatttgcaagggctagctagctcatgcaagtttggcgcgcttcaggacgagatggttcgcgaccagctaatcgaacacaccaacaacgcaaaggtgcgtgagactctcctgctggaaaaagacgatctgctgctgtccagagcaattaccatcgcactacaggttgagggagcagctgagtgtgctgctatgctaaatacacagcaagtggccacctccagtcacgctgccaacgactcctccctctactcacggctgcccctcgggacgcaacccagccagagcgaggcggcgccgactccactggggacctcttgcaactgcaacgacggcgttctcggccccgccctcaacagtcctgtggtaactgtgggtctcggtctcatgtttcaagcgctcagaactgtcctgcccgtggccagacatgccgtagctgcggtaagcaaaatcactttgccaacgtctgtcgatcttccccggctgggtcagagggccacaccccccagtcttcaaccgccgtcattcacaaggtgagctctgggccagtgtcattcaaatcatgcacagtcaacattaatgatgtgtgcatccccctgctgttggacaccggtgcaggtgtgtctctcctgaatgttgatacctacagtcaatttttcggtttactgccactgtccgcaccctcagctgtcctctgtgggtatggtgactccaaaatcgatctggttggctctctccaagtgactgtccgctatggaaccaagctggtgcccaatgtagtttttcatgtggcacgccgtggggccaacctgatgggcctggactcCGCTGgactccgctctggggttctcccacttagacacaaggggggcagcaatcctgattgttgccacaccttggcagcagaagtggccatcgctgtttatggggctgggctgcctctccgccttcgcccatcaacctctcctcaaccctgctgtgaaatctgtcatccaaccactgcggcgcatcccgttggctctccgtgatggggtctccgccgagctgcaacaactgctggaagctggcatcattgaaccggtggacgcgtcaccttgggtctcaaacctcgtggtggctaagaagaagtcggggggcctgcgtgtctgcgtcgatctacgtgcagtaaataaggcagtggtccctgataagtatccactgcccacctcagaagaactcactgctcagttctatggctctgaggtgttctccaagctcgacctcagacaggggtacttacaggtgcccctccaccccagcagccgaaacctcacagcctttgtgacacatgcaggagtgtttcgctacaccaggatgcctttcggtctcagctccgcccctagctgcttccagaaaatcatggtctccgtgctggctggcatactgggcgtggccatttatctggacgatatagtggtacacgggcccaccagtgaaatccacgataAGCGCCTCAaaatggtcttcgcagccctgtccaagcacaagctaactctcaatgctgagaaatgtgtcctctctgtgccagccatcgacttcgtggggttccggctttcagcgagtggtgtaactccactacaatccaacgtggacgccattcaggccatccctgagcccagctcggccgcccaggtcgcctccttcctgggtatgacaagttactacctgaggtttcttccccagtactctgcgaccacagcccccctgcgccagctgctgcgtaaggacgagccacgggtgtggtcaaaggcatgcagtgacgctgtgcgtgatctcaagactcaactgacttcaccaccagtgttggctcacttcgacatctccagctccacctttgtgacctgtgacgcatcagccacagcgataggggctgtgctgtctcaaacccagaaccgtgtggagaagcccatcgccttcgcctcccgtgccctcaacctgactgagcagcggtactccgtgggtgagcgtgaggcgttagcctgtatctgggcttgtgaaaggtggcacctctacctctatggccgctccttcgacctcaggacagatcaccaggccctgacagtgctgctgtccacatctgggacaggccacaaacccctgaggctgcaccgctggtctgaccgcctccgccagtacaacttcagcctgcagttcaccccaggcagagacaatgttgtcgccgacctgctctctcgctctgtctccaccccagctccacagacggacactgactgtgtggaaaaggacattgtccaaatgctacacacacccctccaggccactgtctctctgcaggagctgagggcagcctccgaacaggaccctgtcctctcccagctccgcacctacatccagaacggcgggcctcacaaggtcccagaggagctggctgcgttcgcccgagtcagacaggagctctcctgctggaacgacacctgcgtggcacgtgggttttgcacagtggtcccagctgctctccgtgcatgtgttttgaatacggcgcatgaaggccacctgggcattgtgaaactgaaacagcgctgccgagacctggtgtggtggccggggatagacagagatattgaggctctggtgaaggactgttctgcctgccttgtgagtggcaagactggccaccaggctcccccacccctgcaacctctcgcctggccctctcagccctgggaacacctgcagttggacatttgtggtgagatccatggagttccccaccaccaacgcttcatgatggtcgcctacgatctacactcaaaatggcctgaactcaccacttccggcactgtgacctcacagatcatcatcgacttcctggactctcttttctctcgctggggcctcccaaagacaatcaccactgacaacggccctcagctggtctctgctgagttcactgcttatctcgaaagcaagggcatccgtcatatatgcactgcgtactaccacccccaggccaatggcggcgttgaacgttttcaccagtcactgaagaacggcctcagagcacacatggcccaagggtgctctttcacgcaggccatccgtcacactctgctgcactatcgggccacacagcactcgaccacaggcatctccccagcctctctcatgctaggccgggaactgtgcatgccccttgacaggctccgcccctccacacctcaggcacctccctctggggtcagagcctcagtcactcgtcagcagacgcagatgaagcaacggtttgaccagtcaaaacgaaccagggtgccagacatcaatgtgtcagattgggtcagggtccgcaggcccgacagggacaataaaatggcttcatactggtcctctcctctccaagtcacccgtcagctgggcccagccacttacctcctcagcgatggcactccagtcgtctacggaaggtgtcagctccgccacacacagctggtgacacaaccttagccattccctcagcatggcgagacgccccggggcttcatgcagctcctacacgggccccagacattcctgggcctcagcttcccctgccttctccctccccacctcggcctgcccagcctcaggccgccccgcgacctgtttgcacacgtttacgccctggccacctagaggactttgtctcaacctttcatgtttgaaatcctgccggggggggggggatgttatgtctgcacacatcgacagtgctgcatttgatttggtgctgttctattgtgctgggatcgattggtgatgcctgcgggctctgggttgtttgatcgggtctgcctttgatgctgtgtcagtctaaataaagaatgccacggagaggttgtgtcgagcgacagcgctgtgtcctgacgtgatttctaaatacaatacgtaTAGTTTCAAATTCCAACGGCGTGAATAGCGCCCCCTCCAGGTGAGAGATCCGCTTCTCCTGTGTTTCAGTGTATGCCTTGTATTTTTCAAGCTGTGATTCAACGTTGACAACTCTGTCCTTCATATCATTTATCTCAGCACATACAGCATCAAATGACTCTTTCACGGCTGTGATTTGTTTAGTGTTCTCTTGAACCGCCATTTTCACCTCGGAGATCACTGTGGCGTTGCCACTGACCATTTTTTCCAGCGTATCCGACCTGGAGTTAATCCGGCTAGTAAGAGACGTGAGCTGGGAGAGAACAGTAGTTGTCTCCGCGTCCCCAACTTTTCTTAGCTTACCGGCAGGAGAGCAACATGGCGTGAGAGGAAGCGAAGGAAAGTCTTCTTCCATCAGGGCAAGTTGTGGTGGTTCGGGTACCGCTTCGAGATAGTCATGAGTGGAGAAAAGTATGTTTACCGTCAGCAGGCTTATCAGGTGTCCAAGTTGGCTTCTtgggttggctaacgttagcaggcTTGCTAGCGGGGCTGATGTTAGCTGTAGACTTCCTAGGTTCGTTCTTTCTTTTCTCAAGTttgctcattttggtttgttggcGTCAGCAAAAGTTGCGGGTGAGTAGTACTTGTCCAATAGGCGCAAATAAAGTCCTTGTTCACCGTatttagttaaaaaaacaaaacaattaggTTGGCAGAGCTCACGAAAACGTCACCGCTCAGAGCGCCATCTTGGCCATCTTTTTCAAATCAGTGCGTCGACCCGGGTGTCGCGTGGCCGCGTTTACGTCAGGACCCGGGTGCACGCGCTAATTTGCGCGATGACGTAGCGCCACTGTccgcccatgcagactggcagttccgacagccatcctggctgcttctcctggacagtgactttttttattattattttttctagtttagatatatgtgttagtttggatatatgtgttagtttggatatatgtgttcttgtagtttttggatatgtgtttttgtctttgtgttgcactgctgtgggccgggggaaaccatgtttcgtttcatttcatgtgcacaagtgcacgaAATGAAAGGACAAAGTGTTTCCGATTCTGATTAgtgcctttatttatttatttatttatttacttattttatattgaaGGCATGCTTAAAGAGACTTGAATGGTTCTTTTAGCACTGCAATATCTTTGGGGTGCAACGCCTTCCTTGTGAGAGCTCCAAAAAGACTAGTTAACTGAGAAGTTAATACCATTCTTAATAATGCAGGGACAGTTCAACCAGCTAAAACCATATATTTAGTCATCTAATTATCCAATTTTCAGATTTACAGATCCACTTGCCTGTTCTGATGATATGGATCTTGCATTTTGAGGTAAGGATAAAATGATTAATCTTCTTTGTTTTTACAAAAACACGGGTGCGCAACCCATTTTCTCAAAGCATAAACATCACTGGTCTCACCGCTACACAGGCCCGACACCATAAAACATGTTGCTAACCGTACATCCCCATTTAAACACACCGCTTCCTCTTAGCAGGTGGTAAAAATGGTATAGAAACACATCTCTaagagggggtgggtgggtttACAAAACAAATCTTATTTTGCTTTCTTACTATTTTCCTAATTACTTTGATTTTAAGTCTCACTATCTCTGATTCCAGATGTGCTCATCACAGGAAAATGTCACCTCCACGGAGAACTACAGCGATTTTTTTGATTCTAGTATAGATTATGATCAATACACACAACCGTGTGTAAAAGAGCCCAATCGCCAGTTTCGCTCCTGGTTCATTCCTATGTTTTATTCCATCATCTGCTTCCTGGGACTGGCAGGGAACCTTCTGGTTATCATAACGTTTTTCAGCTTCAAGCGTCTGATGACCATGACCGATATCTACTTGCTCAACCTGTCATTTGCTGACCTGCTCTTTGCTCTGTCACTCCCCTTTTGGGCAGCCAACTCCATGAAAGAATGGTTGCTGGGGCTGTTTATGTGCAAGGCCATGCACACCATCTACAAGGTTAGCTTCTATAGCAGCATGCTCCTCCTCTCCTGCATCAGCGTGGACCGGTATTTCTCCATCACCAAGGCCATCTCAACTCATCGCTACCGCTCCAAAACAGTATGGTACAGCAAGGTCTCATCAGTCATGATTTGGCTCATAGCACTGCTGTTCTCTGTACCAGAGATGATATACTCCACCGTCAAAAACAACACTTGTACGCCGTACTCCAACAGCTCTGATCCGAGGCGGATCAGCATCCAGACAAGCCAGATCGTCTTGGGTTTCGCTGTGCCACTGGTGATCATGGGCTTCTGTTACAGTGCCATTGTGGAGACCCTGTGCCTGTCCCGCAGCTTTGAGCGGAACAAGGCTATTAGAGTCATCCTTGTTGTGGTGGCTGCCTTCTTATTATTCCAAGTGCCTTACAATGTTGTCCTGTTTTTGACCACGCTGGACACAGCCAGCGGTAACAGCACCAACTGCGCCTATGACAGAACCCTCATCTACGCCTCTGACATCACTCAGTGTTTGGCCTTCCTGAGGTGCTGCCTAAACCCATTTGTGTACGCTTTTATTGGGGTGAAGTTTCGCAATGACTTGCTCAAGCTACTTGATGACTTTGGCTGCATGAGCCAGGAGAGGTTCTTCTTGTACACTTTTGGCCGAAGGAGCTCTGCAGCCACTGATACCGACACCACCACCACGTTTTCTCCGTAAGAACTACCAGTGAGACCTCTCTACCTAGTGTTTCCCAGTGGATAATACCTTATTCCCGACTCTCAACCACAAAAAGGAGTGTGGAACATTATGGTAAGTCAACAACCCACAGAAAATGTCAGTCAGTGGCACAAACTTATATACTTAAATACAATAAATACAATTCTCCAGCATCTGACATGTACATACAGTAATGGAAATAATGATGTGGCGTGAATCCTCCCATTCAGAAATATCAACAATATTAAGCTGTCCTTGGGTGTTGGTGCTAGCTGAGGAAACACAATTCTGCTTAGCTGTTTTGTATTTCAAGCAGTTCACTCGCTATATTGCTATTTTCTTTATGGTGTAAAATGGTGAATGCTATAAAGTACATTTTTTAAGTCTCTACAGTCCAGTTGTGTTGTTTGATCTTGTCTTGCATTCATATTTAAGATTAAACTTTGTTCATCAGCCAATGAGTTGTCGCATTCATATCTCCGGCCTATAGAAATCCATCACTTGTATCCCTCTGTCATTTGTACTGTTTTGAACGTGATGTTTGCCATTCTGTCCCAGCTCCATGATTAATTCAGCCCAGATGAGGCAAATTATGAACACAGAAAACAACATTGATATTGATCCAAACATAAAATTGGGGTGGGCggcgtggtggcgcagtggttagtggggtcgcctcatagcaagatggtcctgggttcgagccccggggtagtccaaccttggtggatcgtcccgggtcgtgctctgtgtggagtttgcatgttctccccgtgtctgcgtgggtttcctccggattctccggtttcctcccacagtccaaagacatgtaggtcaggtgaatcggccgtactaaattgtccctaggt
This genomic stretch from Lampris incognitus isolate fLamInc1 chromosome 5, fLamInc1.hap2, whole genome shotgun sequence harbors:
- the ccr7 gene encoding C-C chemokine receptor type 7, translated to MCSSQENVTSTENYSDFFDSSIDYDQYTQPCVKEPNRQFRSWFIPMFYSIICFLGLAGNLLVIITFFSFKRLMTMTDIYLLNLSFADLLFALSLPFWAANSMKEWLLGLFMCKAMHTIYKVSFYSSMLLLSCISVDRYFSITKAISTHRYRSKTVWYSKVSSVMIWLIALLFSVPEMIYSTVKNNTCTPYSNSSDPRRISIQTSQIVLGFAVPLVIMGFCYSAIVETLCLSRSFERNKAIRVILVVVAAFLLFQVPYNVVLFLTTLDTASGNSTNCAYDRTLIYASDITQCLAFLRCCLNPFVYAFIGVKFRNDLLKLLDDFGCMSQERFFLYTFGRRSSAATDTDTTTTFSP